CGCACGCCATGGCCTCGATCATGACCATGCCGAACGGCTCCTCCCACTGAATGGGGAAGACCAGGCAGCGGGCGGCGGCCAGCAGCTCTCGCTTCCGAGTCGCGTCGGCCTCCCCGACGTAGGTGGCGTCCGGACCGAGGCGAGGCCGGACGTACTCCTCGAAATAGGCCCGCTCCAGCGCCTCGGTGAGTTTCCCGGCGAGCACGATGCGCCGTCCGGCCGCCCGGGCGGCGTCGATCGCGAGGTGCGCCCCCTTGTCGAGGTGGAATCGCCCGAGCCAGAGCACCCACTCCTCCTTCCGATCCCGAAAGGGGAAGGTGGCGGCGTCCAGCCCGTTGTGCACGGTGCCTACCCAGTTGAGGTATGGCGCGAGCGCCCGCTGGTTGTCCGAGATCGCGACGAGCGAGACCTCCTCGCCGAGCGCCCGGTAGTAGTCACCGAAGTCGCCGTCGGACGGGCCGTGGCAGGTGACCACCGTGGGCACGCCGTGGGCGGCGGCGCACAGCGGCCCGGCCAGGGAGTGGTCGTGCACGATATCGACGTCGAGACCGCAGATGAGGCGATGGGTGCGCGCCGCGTGCACCATCTCCGGCAGCGGCTCACCGATCCGTTCGGACGGCGCCCGCTCGTAGGTCTGGAGAAAACGGCCGGGCACGACGCTGTGGCCGGCCCCGATGAGCATCACGTCGTGGCCCCGCCTGGCGAGGCCCGTGATCAGGTCGGCCAGCACCGCCTCGATACCGCCGTATCCCTTCGGCGGCACGTCGTGCCACGGCGGCGCCACCATGGCGATCCGGAGCCCTTCCATCCGGCCGGCCCGCCACCGCAGGTGTAGTGGGGGCAGATCAACCAGAGAGTCCATGCGACACCCCTCCTACGGGCGCTTCAGGCTGCGGGCGCAGGGGAGACGTTCGCAAGCGTTGGTGATCGCGGGGCG
This window of the Nonomuraea africana genome carries:
- a CDS encoding glycosyltransferase family 4 protein codes for the protein MDSLVDLPPLHLRWRAGRMEGLRIAMVAPPWHDVPPKGYGGIEAVLADLITGLARRGHDVMLIGAGHSVVPGRFLQTYERAPSERIGEPLPEMVHAARTHRLICGLDVDIVHDHSLAGPLCAAAHGVPTVVTCHGPSDGDFGDYYRALGEEVSLVAISDNQRALAPYLNWVGTVHNGLDAATFPFRDRKEEWVLWLGRFHLDKGAHLAIDAARAAGRRIVLAGKLTEALERAYFEEYVRPRLGPDATYVGEADATRKRELLAAARCLVFPIQWEEPFGMVMIEAMACGTPVVAIGRGAVPEVVCDGVTGFVCKTTEELPAAIEAAGTLDPRACRQSVERDFDLGVMARGYERVYHRILPPPASVPAENRHRHRF